One Coleofasciculus sp. FACHB-1120 DNA window includes the following coding sequences:
- a CDS encoding NAD(P)/FAD-dependent oxidoreductase translates to MVQNVVIIGAGPAGLLLAHYLLRRDNYHIDIYERRPDLRLTDVSVNRTFPLSLQERGRKAIRAIVGLEEAIAAQSVFCQGTIIYQKKGKARRVPRQTPILTIDRNRLVTILLKQLTETSSPNQVKVHFNSECTAVDGTAKTVTLKPLEGDSFTVHYDLLVGADGARSQIREYLVENAGLPCSQNYVLDAYKSVFLSRLNPNAGVELDPNKIHAWNLNNKTRMVMVPQPENQLNGVIIFDPQTNPLEGLSTKEEVKAFFLENFPLFGQLMSLEEAEALLKRPVARLLTVRCDRFHEGDSVLLIGDSAHAVSPAVGQGCNSSLEDVLILGQLLEQYGDDWRKVLPQFSEQRVPDAHALQELSDYSFPRTKLLVVEFFLRLTLGRLFHRWFPGLVQPFVFDLLLDTDLPYSQVLSLNQGWIHKVKRSIVENF, encoded by the coding sequence ATGGTTCAAAACGTTGTGATTATTGGAGCGGGTCCGGCTGGACTGCTACTGGCGCATTATTTATTGCGTCGGGACAACTACCATATTGATATCTATGAACGTCGTCCCGATCTTCGGTTGACTGATGTTTCTGTTAACCGTACCTTTCCGCTCTCGCTTCAGGAACGGGGTAGAAAAGCGATTCGAGCCATTGTTGGGTTAGAGGAGGCGATCGCCGCTCAAAGTGTGTTCTGTCAGGGGACGATTATTTATCAGAAAAAGGGCAAAGCCCGACGGGTTCCTCGCCAAACTCCGATTCTCACCATTGACCGCAATCGCCTCGTGACGATTCTGTTGAAGCAATTAACCGAAACTTCTAGTCCGAATCAGGTTAAGGTACATTTCAACAGTGAATGTACAGCTGTGGATGGAACGGCTAAAACCGTAACGTTGAAACCTTTAGAAGGAGATAGCTTTACCGTTCACTACGATCTACTGGTAGGTGCCGATGGTGCGCGATCGCAAATTCGAGAGTATTTAGTCGAGAATGCAGGCTTGCCGTGTTCCCAAAACTATGTTCTGGATGCCTATAAATCTGTCTTTTTAAGTCGGCTCAATCCGAATGCAGGTGTGGAGTTAGACCCGAATAAAATCCATGCCTGGAATTTGAATAATAAAACCCGGATGGTGATGGTACCCCAGCCAGAGAACCAGTTGAATGGCGTGATTATTTTCGATCCTCAAACTAATCCCTTAGAAGGATTATCAACGAAAGAAGAAGTCAAGGCATTTTTTCTGGAAAACTTCCCGCTGTTTGGTCAGTTGATGTCGCTGGAAGAGGCGGAGGCATTGCTAAAGCGTCCAGTGGCGAGGCTGTTAACGGTACGCTGCGATCGCTTTCATGAGGGTGATAGTGTGTTGCTGATTGGCGATTCGGCTCATGCAGTGTCGCCAGCAGTTGGGCAGGGGTGTAATTCTTCGTTAGAGGATGTGCTGATTTTGGGGCAGTTGTTGGAGCAGTATGGGGATGATTGGAGGAAGGTTTTGCCGCAGTTTTCAGAGCAGCGAGTCCCGGATGCCCATGCCTTGCAGGAGTTGTCAGATTATTCGTTTCCTCGCACGAAGTTGTTGGTGGTTGAGTTTTTCTTGCGGTTGACGCTGGGAAGGCTATTTCATCGATGGTTTCCCGGTTTAGTTCAGCCATTTGTGTTTGATTTATTGTTAGATACGGATTTGCCTTATTCCCAGGTGTTGAGTCTGAACCAAGGTTGGATTCATAAGGTGAAGCGTTCAATAGTCGAGAATTTTTGA
- a CDS encoding family 10 glycosylhydrolase has translation MPPKKENNGCGCASIPFSLIIVLFGVGYWGFRQLDSLDISQFLPNNQQNNQQPTTPILTPTPSQRVTVANSPLPQAIPNKTPKTKPQVPLLPVTNLPFPQAIPNKTSTTKPQVSALPVTPKNSPSPQTPWEKKKIRGIYLSRYQVTNNASEKTIRERVRYYRSQGINTIIHGVWGNGCTMYNSEVMQQTLGYKSCPNLFQDRWLDWLIDEAHKQGMQVHAYFEKGIKIDKNSPIFDLAISKRWIVPGVDKTYAGIDHYLLDVELPEVANFFKKISVEFVKKYPTIDAVQWDDYLGYHAELPGKVDRTVHLTNFVRQMRADIKKANPTVSFDLCHHNPYWGKRYFAADWQNWNVDRVFIQIYNDANFKQELDYAEKYEGVAISDTQLYRLKELVNNPKIKSILVFPSSGKPEETAALLKNAIPVTK, from the coding sequence ATGCCACCTAAAAAAGAAAATAATGGATGTGGATGTGCGAGTATTCCATTTTCATTAATCATCGTTTTGTTTGGGGTTGGTTATTGGGGTTTTAGGCAGCTAGATAGTCTAGATATCAGCCAATTTTTGCCTAATAATCAACAAAATAATCAACAACCCACCACTCCTATTTTGACGCCTACGCCTAGCCAGCGTGTAACGGTTGCCAATTCGCCCCTTCCACAAGCGATTCCGAATAAGACACCAAAAACCAAGCCACAAGTTCCACTATTACCTGTTACAAATTTGCCCTTTCCACAAGCGATTCCGAATAAGACATCAACAACCAAGCCACAAGTTTCAGCATTACCTGTAACCCCCAAGAATTCACCATCACCTCAAACTCCTTGGGAGAAGAAGAAAATCAGAGGAATTTATTTAAGTCGATATCAAGTGACTAATAATGCTAGTGAAAAAACCATTCGCGAACGAGTTCGTTATTATCGCTCTCAAGGAATCAATACCATTATTCATGGAGTGTGGGGCAATGGTTGTACGATGTATAACAGTGAGGTGATGCAGCAAACACTCGGATATAAAAGTTGTCCTAACCTATTTCAAGATCGATGGTTAGATTGGCTGATTGATGAAGCGCACAAGCAGGGAATGCAAGTTCACGCCTATTTTGAGAAAGGGATTAAAATTGATAAAAATAGCCCAATCTTTGACTTGGCAATTTCTAAACGATGGATTGTTCCTGGGGTGGATAAAACCTACGCTGGCATCGATCATTACTTACTGGATGTAGAACTCCCAGAAGTTGCTAATTTCTTCAAAAAGATATCAGTAGAATTTGTCAAAAAGTATCCAACCATCGATGCAGTTCAGTGGGATGATTACCTAGGTTATCATGCTGAATTACCGGGAAAAGTCGATCGTACTGTCCATTTGACTAATTTTGTGCGGCAAATGAGAGCTGACATCAAGAAAGCTAACCCCACTGTTAGTTTCGACCTTTGCCATCATAATCCTTATTGGGGTAAACGTTATTTTGCGGCTGATTGGCAAAATTGGAATGTCGATCGAGTCTTCATCCAAATTTACAACGATGCTAATTTCAAGCAAGAGCTAGATTATGCCGAAAAGTATGAGGGAGTAGCCATTTCAGATACACAGTTGTATCGCTTAAAAGAACTGGTTAACAACCCTAAAATTAAGAGTATTTTAGTGTTTCCATCCTCTGGAAAACCAGAAGAGACTGCTGCTCTTCTCAAAAATGCTATCCCAGTCACTAAGTAG
- a CDS encoding AraC family transcriptional regulator translates to MPEAQLPNIDLTQEKVWKQLVLNAPLLSSNTSAWSGIHFAYHRQSAHELPECCFAQHIIAICVGQFEIRLKRDGHWQSERYTDGDVGIFPANQSDLIAQCDRKAEFINLYLEPTTFARVAYESVDADRVEILPQFKIHDPLIQQIGLSLKTELELGGVDSRLYAESMATALSAHLLQRYSVKRSLISDYTGGLPLHKLREAIAYINDYLDQDLMLAEIAATVQMSPHYFASLFKQSTGLAPHQYVTKCRIEKAKLLLARQDLTIAEILQQVGFKSQSHFTRVFRQYTATTPKAYRDAL, encoded by the coding sequence ATGCCAGAAGCTCAACTGCCGAATATCGATCTCACGCAAGAAAAAGTTTGGAAGCAGCTTGTCCTCAACGCACCTCTACTCTCAAGTAATACTTCTGCGTGGTCAGGTATTCACTTCGCTTATCATCGGCAGTCCGCTCATGAACTTCCTGAATGTTGCTTTGCCCAGCATATTATCGCCATCTGTGTTGGGCAATTTGAAATAAGGCTAAAAAGAGATGGACACTGGCAGAGTGAGCGCTATACAGATGGTGATGTTGGTATCTTTCCCGCCAATCAATCAGATTTAATCGCTCAATGCGATCGCAAAGCTGAGTTTATTAATCTTTATCTTGAACCCACGACATTTGCTCGTGTTGCTTATGAATCAGTTGATGCAGATCGAGTTGAGATATTGCCGCAATTCAAAATACACGATCCACTGATTCAGCAAATTGGGTTGTCACTGAAAACTGAACTTGAATTAGGTGGAGTAGATAGTCGTCTGTATGCTGAGTCTATGGCAACTGCTCTCTCGGCTCATTTGCTACAACGATACTCTGTCAAGCGATCGCTCATTTCAGACTACACTGGGGGATTGCCTCTACACAAGTTAAGAGAAGCGATCGCTTATATCAACGACTATTTAGACCAAGACTTGATGTTGGCTGAAATTGCTGCCACCGTTCAGATGAGTCCCCATTACTTTGCCAGCTTGTTCAAACAATCCACTGGACTTGCACCGCATCAATATGTAACCAAATGTCGGATTGAGAAAGCTAAATTGCTCTTAGCAAGGCAGGATTTGACAATTGCAGAAATACTTCAGCAAGTAGGTTTTAAGAGCCAGAGTCACTTTACCAGAGTCTTTCGTCAATATACTGCAACTACGCCAAAGGCATACAGGGACGCTCTCTAA
- the petD gene encoding cytochrome b6-f complex subunit IV, producing the protein MTGIKKKPDLSDPKLRAKLAQGMGHNYYGEPAWPNDLLYIFPVVILGTIALCVGLAVLDPAMVGEPANPFATPQEILPEWYLYPTFQIFRVVPNKLLGIVLNASIPLGLIVIPFIENVNKFQNPFRRPVATVVFLVGTLVTLWLGIGATLPIDKSLTLGLF; encoded by the coding sequence ATGACAGGAATCAAGAAGAAACCCGATCTGAGCGATCCAAAACTGCGGGCAAAGCTCGCTCAAGGGATGGGGCATAACTACTATGGAGAACCAGCTTGGCCTAACGATCTGCTTTATATTTTTCCAGTAGTGATTTTAGGAACTATTGCATTGTGTGTAGGGCTGGCAGTTCTCGATCCGGCGATGGTAGGAGAACCGGCAAATCCTTTTGCGACCCCTCAAGAGATTTTGCCAGAGTGGTACCTCTATCCGACGTTTCAAATATTTCGCGTTGTTCCTAACAAACTATTGGGAATTGTACTCAATGCTTCGATTCCCTTAGGCTTAATCGTAATTCCTTTCATCGAAAATGTTAACAAGTTCCAAAACCCATTCCGTCGCCCAGTTGCCACAGTTGTTTTCTTAGTGGGTACCTTAGTTACACTCTGGCTGGGGATTGGTGCTACTTTACCGATTGACAAATCCCTGACTTTGGGATTGTTCTAA
- a CDS encoding EcsC family protein encodes MAAPGKEGSSTDPMSEAIATAIQFAKLASDTLQSTAENVTTTTTAVGETVGSAAVRFVEQGTENVGKIVTPIAESPVVKFAAKVPGINWLTTALGQVDAQKAQNEVNKLRQEYPLESSEQLAHRIIVDTSLKGGGVGLLTNFVPPIALTLFAVDVAAVTALQAEMIYRIAAAYGFPLEDPTRRGEVLAIFGLSVGGSGVLKVGLGFIELLPVIGAVVGASNNAALLYSLGSVACRFYEAKRKFNVQAEGNGVGSVAN; translated from the coding sequence ATGGCAGCACCAGGAAAAGAAGGTTCCAGCACCGACCCAATGAGTGAAGCGATCGCTACAGCAATTCAATTTGCAAAATTGGCTTCTGATACATTGCAGTCTACTGCTGAAAACGTTACCACCACTACCACTGCCGTAGGAGAAACGGTTGGATCTGCGGCTGTGCGCTTCGTGGAGCAGGGAACGGAAAACGTAGGCAAAATCGTCACCCCAATCGCTGAAAGTCCAGTTGTGAAGTTTGCTGCCAAGGTTCCAGGCATCAATTGGTTAACGACTGCATTGGGTCAAGTTGATGCCCAAAAAGCTCAGAATGAGGTAAACAAGCTCCGACAGGAATATCCTCTAGAAAGCTCTGAGCAGCTTGCTCACCGAATTATTGTTGACACCTCCCTGAAAGGCGGGGGAGTTGGATTACTCACTAACTTCGTGCCTCCGATAGCGCTCACTCTGTTTGCAGTCGATGTGGCAGCGGTTACAGCGCTTCAAGCAGAGATGATCTACCGCATTGCGGCTGCATACGGTTTTCCGTTAGAAGATCCAACTCGACGAGGCGAAGTTCTAGCCATTTTTGGGTTGTCTGTTGGCGGTTCTGGAGTCCTGAAAGTTGGACTAGGCTTTATAGAACTATTGCCTGTAATCGGTGCCGTCGTTGGAGCGTCGAATAACGCTGCATTGCTTTACTCGCTGGGATCTGTCGCCTGCCGATTCTATGAAGCGAAAAGAAAGTTTAATGTTCAAGCTGAGGGAAATGGTGTTGGGAGTGTTGCTAACTAA
- a CDS encoding Crp/Fnr family transcriptional regulator: MQATVEQLSQILVFVDLTLAELERLQPHTQVQHYSQTEIVMQEGDHLPAKLYALLSGSLQVVKTAITGKETILRTLPAGEIFAAPALLGDGIAPATVTAECDSQILTVKRDALLEAIQQTPEIALRMLMVFNSRLQQLHETVHGLVSERAIVRLARLIQYSASRYGTSPGVEGQCLKEKLSYYQMARSIGITYEECVRLFKSLKPIMAYSRGGKITILDAQKLEVIASGTNNC, from the coding sequence ATGCAGGCTACGGTCGAACAACTGTCTCAGATTTTGGTGTTCGTAGATTTAACTTTGGCAGAATTAGAGCGTTTACAACCCCACACTCAAGTGCAGCACTACAGCCAAACAGAGATTGTCATGCAGGAAGGCGATCACCTTCCTGCAAAACTATATGCTCTCCTGAGCGGCTCCTTGCAAGTCGTTAAAACGGCAATAACCGGCAAGGAAACGATTCTCCGTACCTTACCAGCCGGGGAAATCTTTGCGGCTCCCGCCTTATTGGGTGATGGAATTGCTCCGGCGACAGTCACTGCTGAGTGTGATTCTCAAATTTTGACGGTAAAACGAGATGCTCTTCTAGAAGCCATTCAGCAAACCCCGGAAATTGCCTTACGAATGCTGATGGTTTTCAATTCTAGGCTGCAACAACTCCATGAAACAGTGCATGGATTGGTTTCTGAGCGAGCAATTGTGCGCTTAGCTAGATTAATTCAGTATTCTGCATCTCGATATGGTACCTCTCCAGGGGTAGAAGGTCAGTGTTTGAAGGAGAAGCTTTCTTATTACCAAATGGCTCGCAGTATCGGTATTACCTATGAGGAGTGCGTGCGACTATTTAAAAGTTTGAAGCCGATTATGGCTTACAGTCGGGGTGGAAAAATTACGATACTTGATGCACAGAAATTGGAAGTGATCGCTTCTGGCACCAATAATTGCTAA
- a CDS encoding glutathione peroxidase produces MFPNREGQKVPNVTFRTRQDNQWVNLTTEDLFAGKTVVVFSLPGAFTPTCSSTHLPGYNELARVFHENGVDDIICISVNDAFVMNEWAKSQEAENLTLIPDGNGEFSEGMGMLVDKADLGFGKRSWRYSMLVKDGTIEKMFIEPVVEGDPFEVSDAQTMLNYINPEAAKPQIISLFTKVGCPFCARAKVMLKEHGLDYEEIVLGKEITTRSLRAVTGATTVPQVFIDGKLVGGSEALEAYFSAR; encoded by the coding sequence ATGTTTCCCAATCGAGAAGGACAAAAAGTTCCCAACGTTACCTTCCGGACTCGCCAAGACAACCAGTGGGTGAATCTGACAACTGAGGATTTATTTGCTGGCAAGACAGTGGTTGTTTTCTCTCTACCGGGTGCTTTTACTCCAACGTGTTCATCAACCCATCTCCCTGGCTACAACGAGTTGGCTAGAGTCTTTCATGAAAATGGCGTTGATGACATTATTTGTATTTCCGTCAATGATGCCTTTGTGATGAATGAATGGGCTAAATCCCAAGAAGCAGAGAATCTAACTTTGATTCCTGATGGGAATGGTGAATTCAGCGAAGGCATGGGAATGCTGGTTGATAAAGCTGATTTAGGGTTTGGGAAGCGGTCATGGCGTTATTCCATGCTCGTGAAGGATGGCACCATTGAAAAGATGTTCATTGAGCCAGTCGTAGAGGGAGACCCCTTTGAGGTGTCTGATGCTCAGACAATGCTCAACTATATCAATCCCGAAGCAGCAAAGCCTCAAATCATTTCCCTGTTTACGAAAGTAGGCTGTCCTTTCTGCGCTCGTGCGAAGGTGATGCTGAAAGAGCATGGGTTGGATTACGAAGAAATTGTCTTGGGCAAAGAGATTACTACTCGCTCTTTACGGGCTGTCACCGGCGCAACAACGGTTCCCCAAGTATTTATTGATGGCAAATTGGTTGGGGGTTCTGAGGCGCTAGAAGCTTACTTCAGTGCTAGATAG
- a CDS encoding class I SAM-dependent methyltransferase: MDTQFQHRMLPQATHDELARQNFVNSLKGYLTSQITPGNKAIYEKQLKPQFEQEHQRSPQDRHEVRRLMQHEPYYRMWGALRRTTQEMLWDSVNTSVDRQLADLIEQAQDKDSPLGSLTLNADLKIPAYHTAVDIHCMPGGYHSEYTENDIAAGAVYDRGVYVYVMGRLGPMNDDLGQSVVRNYLQPQHPNFRPRKILDIGCSVGHSTLPYVDAYPEAEVYAIDVAAPMLRYAHARAEALGKRVNFSQQNGESTDFPDESFDLIVSHILLHEASPPAIANILRECHRLLAPGGLMVHVEAPLYQNMDPYNAFMFDWETQNNNEPWWSAMRDLDLVALTSQAGFEADKITPTVAATGGWKGTSQGGGFGSRGNWFLLVASK, encoded by the coding sequence ATGGATACACAATTCCAACACCGGATGTTACCTCAAGCTACCCATGACGAGTTAGCACGCCAAAACTTTGTCAATAGCTTAAAAGGCTACCTGACCAGTCAGATCACCCCAGGAAATAAAGCAATTTACGAGAAGCAGCTTAAACCGCAGTTTGAGCAGGAGCATCAGCGATCGCCTCAAGATCGGCATGAAGTTCGCCGTCTGATGCAGCACGAACCTTATTACCGAATGTGGGGTGCGTTGCGGCGTACCACTCAAGAGATGCTGTGGGATTCAGTCAACACGAGCGTCGATCGGCAGCTTGCCGATTTGATTGAGCAGGCGCAGGACAAGGATAGCCCTTTGGGTTCTTTAACCTTAAATGCAGATTTAAAAATACCCGCCTATCACACCGCAGTCGATATTCACTGTATGCCGGGTGGATACCACAGCGAATATACCGAAAACGACATCGCAGCAGGGGCTGTCTACGATCGCGGTGTTTACGTTTATGTAATGGGTCGTCTGGGGCCAATGAACGACGACTTAGGGCAGTCTGTGGTTCGCAATTACTTACAGCCGCAGCATCCCAACTTCCGTCCTCGAAAAATTCTCGACATTGGATGTTCGGTCGGTCACAGCACGCTTCCTTACGTGGATGCTTATCCTGAAGCTGAAGTTTATGCGATTGATGTAGCGGCACCGATGCTGCGGTACGCTCATGCAAGAGCGGAGGCTTTGGGTAAGCGAGTAAACTTCTCGCAGCAGAATGGTGAGTCTACAGATTTCCCCGATGAGTCGTTCGATCTGATCGTCTCCCATATTTTGTTGCACGAAGCATCGCCACCCGCGATCGCCAATATTCTGCGCGAATGCCACCGTCTGCTAGCACCCGGTGGGCTAATGGTTCATGTGGAAGCTCCCCTTTATCAAAACATGGACCCCTACAACGCATTCATGTTTGACTGGGAAACGCAAAACAACAACGAACCTTGGTGGAGTGCCATGCGCGATCTAGACTTGGTAGCGCTGACTAGCCAAGCTGGTTTTGAAGCAGATAAAATTACCCCAACTGTTGCTGCTACAGGTGGCTGGAAAGGCACATCCCAAGGAGGCGGTTTTGGCAGTCGGGGCAATTGGTTTCTCTTGGTTGCCAGTAAATAA